A part of Ziziphus jujuba cultivar Dongzao chromosome 8, ASM3175591v1 genomic DNA contains:
- the LOC107413868 gene encoding uncharacterized protein LOC107413868 has product MNRSFRAQESQMQAALKQRQQLRASMMKEKEEELALFLEMKKREKERNDLLLNSSEEFDAPLGSKPGTSPIFNISSSTPAPPRKTGADDFLNSDNDKNDYDWLLTPPGTPLFPSLEMESQKTVMSQLGTPKARPTALKSRLANHLPEPVGRSNLASKQPALSPGLNSSSAGIRRPSSAGGPGSRPATPTGRPTLTAAPKSSRPSTPTSRATLPSNRTTVSAAKPTVSAAKSSISTVTRPTVPATKTTVSSRSTTPLSRSTVRSSTPTSRTTVPPPKSTSRASTPTRRPTTPSSVPNISAPPSKSSSLTSNKPATPTSRNPVPSRGSSPTVKSRPWKPSDMPGFSLDAPPNLRTTVPERPLSATRGRPGAPSSRSSSVEPVPNGRPRRQSCSPSRGRAPSGGIHASGSSVPAMSRAHHKINDNVSPVLIGTKMVERVINMRKLVPPKQDDKHSPHSNLSVKSSSSPDSSGFGRTLSKKSLDMAIRHMDIRRSIPGNLRPLMTNIPASSMYSVRSGPTRSRTISVSDSPLATSSNASSEVSVNNNGLCLEGSEQEDDIVSERGGRSPSSMRGR; this is encoded by the exons ATGAATCGTAGTTTTAGGGCTCAGGAGTCGCAAATGCAAGCGGCCTTGAAGCAGAGGCAGCAATTGAGAGCCTCGATGATgaaagagaaggaagaagaactTGCATTGTTTCTGGAGATGAAGAAGCGCGAGAAGGAACGGAATGATCTTCTTCTTAACAGCTCGGAAGAGTTTGACGCACCATTAG GATCGAAACCAGGCACATCtcccatttttaatatttcgtCATCAACTCCTGCACCTCCCCGGAAGACCGGCGCGGATGATTTTCTCAATTCCGATAATGATAAGAACGACTATGACTG GCTCCTAACACCTCCCGGAACtcctctttttccttctttggaGATGGAATCTCAAAAGACTGTGATGAGTCAGCTTGGCACCCCAAAGGCTCGCCCCACTGCTCTGAAATCTAGA TTAGCAAACCACCTGCCAGAGCCTGTTGGTAGAAGCAACTTAGCATCCAAACAACCCGCTTTGTCTCCTGGTTTAAATTCTTCAAGTGCTGGGATTCGAAGGCCATCATCAGCAGGGGGGCCAGGATCAAGACCTGCAACACCAACTGGACGTCCCACATTAACTGCGGCACCCAAGTCTTCAAGACCCTCAACACCTACTTCTAGAGCAACCTTGCCATCAAATAGGACTACAGTTTCTGCAGCTAAGCCCACTGTTTCTGCAGCTAAGTCTTCAATTTCTACGGTGACAAGGCCCACAGTTCCTGCAACTAAGACCACGGTTTCCTCAAGATCCACTACACCATTATCAAGGTCTACAGTGAGATCTTCAACACCAACTTCCAGAACTACTGTTCCTCCACCCAAGTCCACATCAAGGGCATCAACACCAACTCGTCGGCCAACCACTCCCTCGTCTGTGCCCAATATATCTGCTCCGCCATCTAAGTCTTCTTCTTTAACATCCAACAAGCCAGCCACCCCAACATCAAGGAATCCAGTGCCATCACGTGGTTCATCACCAACAGTGAAATCTAGACCATGGAAGCCCTCAGATATGCCTGGTTTCTCACTTGATGCTCCACCAAATTTGAGGACAACAGTTCCCGAAAGGCCACTTTCAGCCACTAGGGGTAGGCCTGGAGCACCCAGTTCTCGATCTTCTTCTGTCGAGCCTGTTCCAAATGGAAGACCAAGAAGGCAGTCATGTTCTCCTTCAAGAGGACGAGCTCCCAGTGGTGGAATTCATGCCAGTGGAAGCTCTGTTCCTGCAATGAGTCGTGCACATCATAAAATTAATGACAATGTCAGCCCAGTTTTAATTGGAACGAAAATGGTGGAAAGGGTTATAAATATGCGGAAACTGGTCCCGCCAAAGCAAGATGATAAACATTCTCCTCATAGTAACCTCTCTGTGAAATCTTCTTCATCCCCAGACAGCTCAGGCTTTGGTAGAACACTCTCGAAGAAGTCATTGGATATGGCTATACGGCATATG GATATAAGGAGAAGCATTCCAGGTAATCTACGGCCATTGATGACAAATATTCCTGCATCATCTATGTACAGTGTGAGATCAGGGCCTACAAGGAGCAGAACGATTAGTGTTTCAGATTCGCCTCTTGCAACAAGCAGCAATGCTAGTTCTGAAGTTAGTGTGAATAATAATGGCCTTTGTTTAGAAGGTAGTGAACAAGAAGATGATATTGTCAGTGAGCGGGGAGGGCGATCTCCTTCTAGCATGCGTGGTAGGTGA